In Streptomyces chartreusis, the following proteins share a genomic window:
- a CDS encoding RNA polymerase sigma factor — protein sequence MRTREGGRIVDEAAVIARVRAGEPEAYAQLVRAHTGIALRAAAALGAGADAEDVVQQAFVKAYCSLGRFKDGSAFKPWLLAIVANETRNTVRTAARQRTLAGREAALVEAEPLIPESADPAVAALEIERRAALQAALEKLSEEHRLVVTYRYLLEMDESETAQALGWPRGTVKSRLNRALRKLGRLLPDFQPREGGDEHEAG from the coding sequence GTGAGGACGCGGGAGGGGGGCCGCATCGTCGATGAGGCCGCGGTGATCGCACGCGTACGCGCCGGGGAGCCGGAGGCGTACGCGCAGCTGGTGCGGGCCCATACGGGCATCGCGCTCAGGGCGGCCGCCGCGCTCGGGGCGGGTGCGGACGCGGAGGACGTGGTGCAGCAGGCCTTCGTCAAGGCGTACTGCTCGCTGGGCCGGTTCAAGGACGGCTCGGCGTTCAAGCCGTGGCTGCTGGCGATCGTGGCCAATGAGACGAGGAACACAGTGCGTACGGCGGCCCGCCAGCGCACGCTCGCCGGGCGCGAGGCGGCGTTGGTGGAGGCGGAACCCCTGATACCGGAATCGGCGGACCCGGCGGTCGCCGCGCTGGAGATAGAGCGCCGTGCCGCCCTCCAGGCAGCCCTGGAGAAGCTGAGCGAGGAACACCGCCTGGTCGTCACCTACCGCTATCTCCTGGAGATGGACGAGTCCGAGACGGCCCAGGCCCTCGGCTGGCCCAGGGGCACGGTGAAATCCCGGCTGAACCGCGCGTTGCGGAAGCTGGGGCGGTTGCTGCCGGACTTCCAGCCTCGGGAAGGGGGTGATGAGCATGAGGCCGGGTGA
- the trpS gene encoding tryptophan--tRNA ligase: MASDRPRVLSGIQPTAGSFHLGNYLGAVRQWVALQETHDAFYMVVDLHAITIPQDPAELRANTRLAAAQLLAAGLDPERCTLFVQSHVPEHAQLAWIMNCLTGFGEASRMTQFKDKSAKQGADRASVGLFTYPILQVADILLYQANEVPVGEDQRQHIELTRDLAERFNGRFGATFTVPKPYILKETAKIYDLQDPAIKMSKSASTPKGLINLLDEPKATAKKVKSAVTDTDTVIRYDAGNKPGVSNLLTIYSTLTGTGIAELEQKYDGKGYGALKTDLAEVMVEFVTPFRERTQQYLDDPETLDSILAKGAEKARAVAAETLSQAYDKVGFLPAKH, encoded by the coding sequence ATGGCCTCTGATCGACCCCGTGTGCTCTCCGGAATCCAGCCCACCGCAGGCTCGTTCCACCTCGGCAACTACCTCGGCGCCGTCCGCCAGTGGGTGGCGCTCCAGGAGACCCACGACGCGTTCTACATGGTCGTCGACCTGCACGCGATCACGATCCCGCAGGACCCGGCCGAGCTGCGCGCCAACACCCGGCTCGCAGCCGCCCAGCTCCTCGCGGCCGGTCTCGACCCGGAGCGCTGCACGCTCTTCGTCCAGAGCCACGTCCCCGAGCACGCCCAGCTCGCCTGGATCATGAACTGCCTCACCGGCTTCGGCGAGGCCTCCCGCATGACCCAGTTCAAGGACAAGTCCGCCAAGCAGGGCGCGGACCGGGCGTCGGTCGGCCTGTTCACGTACCCGATCCTCCAGGTCGCGGACATCCTGCTGTACCAGGCCAACGAGGTCCCGGTCGGCGAGGACCAGCGCCAGCACATCGAGCTCACCCGTGACCTCGCCGAGCGCTTCAACGGCCGCTTCGGCGCGACCTTCACCGTCCCGAAGCCGTACATCCTCAAGGAGACGGCGAAGATCTACGACCTTCAGGACCCGGCGATCAAGATGAGCAAGTCGGCGTCCACGCCGAAGGGCCTCATCAACCTGCTCGACGAGCCCAAGGCCACCGCCAAGAAGGTCAAGAGCGCGGTCACCGACACCGACACCGTCATCCGCTACGACGCCGGGAACAAGCCCGGTGTCAGCAACCTGCTCACCATCTACTCGACCCTCACGGGGACGGGAATCGCGGAACTTGAGCAGAAGTACGACGGCAAGGGCTACGGTGCGCTCAAGACGGACCTCGCCGAGGTCATGGTCGAGTTCGTGACGCCCTTCCGGGAGCGCACCCAGCAGTATCTGGACGACCCGGAGACGCTGGACTCGATCCTGGCCAAGGGCGCGGAGAAGGCGCGCGCCGTCGCCGCGGAGACCCTCTCCCAGGCGTACGACAAGGTGGGCTTCCTGCCCGCCAAGCACTGA
- a CDS encoding 2'-5' RNA ligase family protein, which yields MGTVTIGVSIAVPEPHGSLLQERRAGFGDAAAHGIPTHVTLLPPTEVDASLLPAIEAHLVEVAASGRPFPMKLSGTGTFRPLSPVVFVQVVEGAEACTWLQKQVRDASGPVSRELLFPYHPHVTVAHGIDEESMDRAFEELSDYEAHWPCTGFALYEQGADGVWRRLRDYAFGAGAVVPPQAGHVERGSISAS from the coding sequence GTGGGGACCGTAACGATCGGCGTGTCGATCGCGGTCCCGGAGCCTCACGGCAGCCTGCTCCAGGAGCGGCGCGCGGGCTTCGGCGACGCCGCGGCTCACGGCATCCCCACGCACGTCACGCTGCTGCCGCCGACAGAGGTCGACGCCTCGCTGCTGCCCGCGATCGAGGCCCACCTCGTCGAGGTCGCGGCATCCGGGCGGCCGTTCCCGATGAAGCTGTCCGGCACCGGGACCTTCCGGCCGTTGTCGCCGGTCGTCTTCGTCCAGGTCGTCGAGGGCGCCGAGGCCTGCACCTGGTTGCAGAAGCAGGTCCGCGACGCCTCCGGACCGGTCTCACGCGAACTGCTGTTCCCGTACCACCCGCATGTCACGGTCGCCCACGGCATCGACGAAGAGTCGATGGACCGCGCCTTCGAGGAACTCTCCGACTACGAGGCCCACTGGCCCTGCACCGGCTTCGCCCTCTACGAGCAGGGCGCCGACGGCGTCTGGCGCAGGCTGCGGGACTACGCCTTCGGCGCCGGCGCGGTGGTGCCGCCGCAGGCGGGGCATGTGGAGCGCGGGTCGATCTCGGCGAGTTAG
- a CDS encoding decaprenylphospho-beta-D-erythro-pentofuranosid-2-ulose 2-reductase: protein MKDAFGIPQSLLVLGGTSEIALATARRLIARSTRTVWLAGRPSPALDQSAADLRALGAEVRTVTFDALDPESHETVLGKVFAEGDIDMVLLAFGILGDQARDEREPLNAVRVAQTNYTGAVSAALVSAGALQSQGHGSLVVLSSVAGERARRANFIYGSSKAGLDTFTQGLGDALHGTGVHVMVVRPGFVRSKMTADLEESPLATTPEAVATAIELGLRRRSETVWVPGTLRVVMSALRHAPRGLFRRLPI from the coding sequence GTGAAGGACGCCTTCGGCATCCCCCAGTCCCTGCTCGTCCTCGGCGGTACGTCCGAGATCGCGCTGGCCACCGCGCGCCGCCTGATCGCACGCAGTACCCGCACGGTGTGGCTGGCGGGCCGCCCGTCGCCCGCCCTCGATCAGTCCGCGGCCGATCTGCGCGCCCTGGGCGCCGAGGTTCGCACCGTCACCTTCGACGCGCTCGACCCCGAGTCCCACGAGACGGTCCTCGGCAAGGTCTTCGCTGAGGGCGACATCGACATGGTGCTGCTCGCCTTCGGGATCCTCGGCGACCAGGCACGCGACGAGAGGGAGCCCCTGAACGCGGTGCGGGTCGCGCAGACCAACTACACCGGCGCCGTGTCCGCGGCCCTGGTCAGCGCCGGCGCGCTCCAGTCCCAGGGCCACGGCTCGCTGGTCGTCCTGTCGTCCGTCGCCGGCGAGCGGGCCCGCCGCGCCAACTTCATCTACGGCTCCAGCAAGGCCGGCCTCGACACCTTCACCCAGGGCCTGGGCGACGCGCTGCACGGCACCGGCGTGCACGTCATGGTCGTGCGCCCCGGATTCGTGCGCTCGAAGATGACCGCCGACCTTGAGGAATCGCCCCTCGCGACCACCCCCGAAGCGGTCGCGACGGCGATCGAACTGGGCCTGCGCCGCCGCTCGGAGACGGTGTGGGTACCGGGCACACTCAGGGTGGTGATGTCGGCGCTCCGGCATGCGCCGCGAGGGCTGTTCCGTCGGCTGCCGATCTGA
- a CDS encoding FAD-binding oxidoreductase, whose amino-acid sequence MPADTVSVSGWGRTAPTNARLIRPRTYQEAATAVRGCGARGGIPRGLGRAYGDAAQNAGGMVLDMTGLDRVHAIDADNGIVLCDAGVSLHRLMEVLLPLGWFVPVTPGTRYVTVGGAIGADIHGKNHHVSGSFSRHVLSMELLTADGEVRAVGRDTPLFDATTGGMGLTGVILTATIQLQPVTTSLMSVDTERARDLDDLLARLTTGDDHYRYSVAWIDLLARGPAMGRAVLTRGDHAPLEALREGTRARREPLAFRTARLPAPPAVLPEGLLSRRTVGWFNELWYRRAPHARTGELQSLARFFHPLDGVPHWNRIYGRGGFVQYQFVVGHGREETLRDIVRRVCEHRCPSFLAVLKRFGDADPGWLSFPVPGWTLALDIPAGLPGLGALLDTLDEDVAAAGGRVYLAKDSRLRPDVLATMYPRLDEFRALRAEIDPRGVFVSDLARRLGL is encoded by the coding sequence GCGACGGCCGTCCGGGGCTGCGGGGCACGCGGAGGCATCCCGAGGGGCCTGGGACGGGCGTACGGGGACGCGGCGCAGAACGCCGGCGGCATGGTCCTGGACATGACCGGCCTGGACCGGGTGCACGCGATCGACGCCGACAACGGCATCGTGCTGTGCGACGCGGGGGTCTCCCTGCACCGATTGATGGAGGTGCTGCTCCCGCTCGGCTGGTTCGTACCGGTGACGCCCGGCACCCGGTATGTGACGGTCGGCGGCGCGATCGGAGCCGACATCCACGGCAAGAACCACCACGTCTCGGGCTCCTTCTCGCGCCATGTGCTGTCGATGGAACTCCTCACCGCCGACGGCGAGGTCCGCGCCGTCGGCCGCGACACGCCCCTGTTCGACGCGACCACCGGCGGCATGGGCCTGACCGGCGTGATCCTCACCGCGACGATCCAGCTCCAGCCGGTGACGACCTCGCTGATGTCGGTCGACACCGAGCGCGCGCGGGACCTCGACGACCTGCTGGCCCGCCTGACCACCGGCGACGACCACTACCGCTACTCGGTCGCCTGGATCGACCTGCTGGCCCGCGGCCCGGCGATGGGCCGCGCGGTGCTCACCCGCGGCGACCACGCCCCCCTGGAGGCGCTGCGTGAGGGCACACGCGCGCGTAGGGAGCCGCTCGCCTTCCGCACGGCCCGGTTGCCCGCCCCGCCCGCGGTCCTCCCGGAGGGCCTGCTGAGCCGCCGTACCGTGGGCTGGTTCAACGAGCTCTGGTACCGCCGGGCGCCACACGCGCGTACCGGCGAACTCCAGTCGCTCGCCCGGTTCTTCCACCCGCTGGACGGCGTGCCCCACTGGAACCGGATCTACGGCCGGGGCGGCTTCGTGCAGTACCAGTTCGTCGTCGGGCACGGCCGGGAAGAGACCTTGCGCGACATCGTGCGGCGCGTCTGCGAGCACCGCTGCCCGTCCTTCCTGGCGGTCCTCAAGCGCTTCGGGGACGCCGACCCCGGCTGGCTCTCCTTCCCGGTGCCCGGCTGGACGCTGGCCCTGGACATCCCGGCCGGGCTGCCCGGGCTCGGCGCCCTTCTGGACACGCTGGACGAGGACGTGGCCGCGGCCGGCGGGCGCGTCTACCTCGCCAAGGACTCCCGGCTGCGGCCCGACGTGCTGGCCACGATGTACCCGCGCCTGGACGAGTTCCGCGCCCTGCGCGCGGAGATCGACCCGCGCGGGGTGTTCGTCTCGGACCTGGCCCGCCGCCTCGGCCTGTAG
- a CDS encoding glycine hydroxymethyltransferase, with the protein MSAEPFSTESTAFRSALDVIRAVEPRVADAIGQEVADQREMLKLIASENYASPATLLAMGNWFSDKYAEGTVGRRFYAGCRNVDTVESLAAEHARELFGARHAYVQPHSGIDANLVAFWAVLAQRVEAPALEKAGVRQVNDLSEADWAELRSAFGNQRMLGMSLDAGGHLTHGFRPNISGKMFDQRSYGTDPATGLIDYEALRASARDFKPLIIVAGYSAYPRLVNFRIMREIADEVGATLMVDMAHFAGLVAGKVLTGDFDPVPHAQIVTTTTHKSLRGPRGGMVLCDDSLKDQVDRGCPMVLGGPLPHVMAAKAVALAEARRPSFQDYARRIVDNSRALAEGLMRRGATLVTGGTDNHLNLIDVTSSYGLTGRQAEAALLESGIVTNRNAIPADPNGAWYTSGIRIGTPALTTRGLGTAEMDEVAALIDRVLATTEAGTTSKGAPSKAQHVLDPKVADEISRRATDLVTGFPLYPEIDLG; encoded by the coding sequence ATGTCAGCCGAGCCCTTCTCCACCGAGTCCACCGCCTTCCGTTCCGCCCTCGACGTGATCCGCGCCGTCGAGCCGCGCGTGGCCGATGCCATCGGCCAGGAGGTCGCCGACCAGCGCGAGATGCTCAAGCTGATCGCCTCCGAGAACTACGCCTCCCCGGCCACCCTCCTGGCGATGGGCAACTGGTTCAGCGACAAGTACGCCGAGGGCACCGTCGGCCGCCGCTTCTACGCCGGCTGCCGCAACGTCGACACCGTCGAGTCCCTCGCCGCCGAGCACGCCCGCGAGCTCTTCGGTGCCCGCCACGCCTACGTCCAGCCCCACTCCGGCATCGACGCCAACCTCGTCGCCTTCTGGGCCGTCCTCGCCCAGCGCGTCGAGGCCCCCGCCCTGGAGAAGGCCGGCGTCCGCCAGGTCAACGACCTCTCCGAGGCCGACTGGGCCGAGCTGCGCAGCGCCTTCGGCAACCAGCGCATGCTCGGCATGTCCCTGGACGCCGGCGGCCACCTCACCCACGGCTTCCGCCCCAACATCTCCGGCAAGATGTTCGACCAGCGCTCCTACGGCACCGACCCCGCCACGGGCCTGATCGACTACGAGGCGCTGCGTGCCTCGGCCCGCGACTTCAAGCCGCTGATCATCGTCGCCGGCTACTCCGCCTACCCCCGTCTCGTGAACTTCCGGATCATGCGCGAGATCGCCGACGAGGTCGGCGCCACGCTCATGGTCGACATGGCCCACTTCGCGGGTCTCGTCGCCGGCAAGGTCCTCACCGGCGACTTCGACCCGGTCCCGCACGCCCAGATCGTCACCACCACCACCCACAAGTCGCTGCGCGGCCCGCGCGGCGGCATGGTCCTGTGCGACGACTCCCTCAAGGACCAGGTCGACCGCGGCTGCCCGATGGTCCTCGGCGGCCCGCTCCCGCACGTCATGGCCGCCAAGGCCGTCGCCCTCGCGGAGGCCCGCCGTCCCTCGTTCCAGGACTACGCCCGGCGCATCGTCGACAACTCCCGCGCGCTGGCCGAGGGCCTGATGCGCCGCGGCGCGACCCTGGTGACCGGCGGCACCGACAACCACCTGAACCTGATCGACGTCACCTCCTCCTACGGCCTCACCGGCCGCCAGGCCGAGGCCGCGCTCCTTGAATCCGGCATCGTCACCAACCGCAACGCCATCCCGGCCGACCCCAACGGCGCCTGGTACACCTCCGGCATCCGCATCGGCACTCCCGCCCTCACCACCCGTGGCCTGGGCACCGCCGAGATGGACGAGGTCGCCGCCCTCATCGACCGTGTCCTCGCCACCACCGAGGCCGGCACCACCAGCAAGGGCGCTCCGTCCAAGGCGCAGCACGTCCTCGACCCCAAGGTCGCCGACGAGATCTCCCGCCGCGCCACCGACCTCGTCACCGGCTTCCCGCTGTACCCGGAGATCGACCTGGGCTGA